Proteins from a genomic interval of Youhaiella tibetensis:
- a CDS encoding MarR family winged helix-turn-helix transcriptional regulator, which yields MTSPRHRFGIAFMQLARQWRRAVDARLAEAGLTDATWSPLVHLDHRPDGVVQKDLAHLVGIDDSSLVRLVDLLEQRQLIERRVDEQDRRAKRIVLTDIGRTAVRDIRKTLHAAEAEMLAGLGDEEIAAMLDAFARIMANAQEARP from the coding sequence ATGACCTCCCCCAGACATCGCTTTGGCATTGCCTTCATGCAACTCGCCCGCCAATGGCGCCGCGCCGTCGATGCGCGCCTCGCCGAAGCGGGGTTGACCGACGCCACCTGGTCGCCGCTCGTGCACCTGGACCACCGGCCCGACGGCGTGGTCCAGAAGGATCTGGCGCACCTGGTCGGCATCGACGATTCCAGCCTGGTCCGGCTCGTTGACCTTCTCGAACAGCGCCAGCTCATCGAGCGCAGGGTCGACGAGCAGGACCGGCGCGCCAAGCGCATCGTCCTGACCGATATCGGCAGGACCGCCGTGCGCGACATCCGCAAGACCCTTCACGCCGCCGAAGCGGAAATGCTGGCCGGCCTCGGTGACGAAGAGATTGCCGCCATGCTCGACGCCTTCGCCCGGATCATGGCCAACGCCCAAGAGGCGCGACCGTGA
- the rfbD gene encoding dTDP-4-dehydrorhamnose reductase, translating to MKVLLFGPDGQVGRALQAALPVLGGEVVAAGRSRADFTRPGALAQVVAAERPDVIVNAAAHTAVDKAESEPDLAERINALAPAEIAAAAAAHRATLIHYSTDYVFDGAGSTAHSETDATAPLSVYGRTKREGEVAVAASGAPHLIFRTSWVHAPGGNNFIAKMLSLASERDELRVIDDQVGAPTSAALIADISVRVMAAAMEGRPLASGIYHLVSSGETTWNGYARFVIENAMQRGVAVKATPDRVLPVPTSAFPTPARRPLNSRLSTAKLRAALGVDLPDWRIGVLETLEAVIAGRTA from the coding sequence ATGAAGGTGCTTCTTTTCGGGCCTGACGGGCAGGTGGGGCGAGCCTTGCAGGCAGCGCTTCCCGTTCTGGGGGGCGAGGTCGTCGCGGCCGGCCGCAGCCGGGCCGATTTCACCCGCCCCGGCGCGCTTGCCCAGGTCGTTGCCGCCGAACGGCCCGACGTCATCGTCAATGCCGCCGCCCACACCGCCGTCGACAAGGCCGAGTCCGAGCCGGACCTCGCCGAGCGCATCAACGCCCTGGCGCCTGCCGAGATCGCCGCTGCCGCCGCCGCGCACCGCGCGACCCTCATCCACTATTCCACCGACTACGTTTTCGACGGCGCCGGGTCCACGGCCCATTCGGAGACCGATGCGACCGCGCCACTGAGCGTTTATGGCCGCACCAAGCGGGAAGGGGAGGTCGCCGTCGCCGCGAGCGGCGCTCCTCATCTCATTTTCCGCACGAGCTGGGTCCACGCGCCCGGCGGCAACAATTTCATCGCCAAGATGCTCTCGCTGGCGAGCGAGCGCGACGAATTGCGGGTCATCGACGATCAGGTCGGCGCGCCGACCAGCGCCGCGCTCATCGCCGACATTTCCGTCCGGGTCATGGCCGCCGCCATGGAGGGGCGCCCTCTGGCCAGCGGCATCTATCACCTCGTCTCATCAGGGGAGACCACGTGGAACGGCTATGCCCGCTTCGTCATCGAGAACGCCATGCAGCGGGGTGTTGCCGTGAAGGCCACGCCCGATCGCGTTCTTCCCGTGCCGACCTCTGCCTTTCCCACCCCCGCCCGCCGCCCGCTCAACTCGCGCCTGTCTACGGCCAAGCTGCGTGCCGCGCTGGGTGTCGATCTTCCCGATTGGCGCATCGGCGTTCTTGAGACGCTCGAAGCCGTCATTGCGGGGCGGACGGCCTGA
- a CDS encoding autotransporter serine protease: protein MTAALAFEPTDPEYWRTPEFQAQIGLDYIYAQDAYALGLDGTGVNIGLLDTGIDMSHPEFAGRSFSGWALDGVLWSRDGNGHGTMVASVLAANRDGVGMHGVAPGARLLVASDLNSRGEFDEQALVGGVNWLIDQDTDFILYELGHTGFPVVDYTLADAHDTLGMPLLDAFHRATDAGIVIIVPTHNQFFDDPSLEAGLPSLFPELEDNWLAVSGYYYGNKCGVAKYYCLTAPAEDIRVAAAGGGYENVWGTSFAGPHVAGVAALVKQRYPYLTANQIKQVLLGTAWDENGDGVDDQFGYGLLQAWAAVRGPGKFDWGDFHVVQPSGVSSWYNAISGAGGLIKSGEGALILRADNTYTGPTRVDGGDLVIEGSIASNAFADPGGVLTGDGTIDGAVENRGTLMPGWGADGGTLTISGNYDQYADASLLVYVGGRFGVSHAAIHGAASLDGTVEARVLAGGYQGDAEHEILRADLGLTGQFEGVTDDMAFLDTQLRYDPDAVYLGVRRNGVTFTSFAGSANGAGAAGAIEALGVGNSLFDAAVTLSTADAGAAFEQLSGQKQASTATALADAGSLVGSMANDRLRSAFGSAGAVEVPIMSYADGGTPLMVSMDYQGPAFWTSSQAAWGSGDAMSRFSAGQLVGVDAPFGDWRLGALAGVGLTSTSSSTASLKGTDYHFGVYGGTSWGSLALRSGASFSHHELETSRSVTAGGLDQTLTSSYGGNTAQAFAELGYGIEAGDLHFEPFAGLAYMNVWTDGFAETGGSAALSGSGTTLSALFTTIGLNAHTRIVIGETEAVVRGSAGWRHAFGDAPVSTQAFSGSGSFAVTGSEIDRDVALLEAGVDFPISASATVGLTYGGQLSAKSHSHGFKAELRVDF, encoded by the coding sequence GTGACGGCTGCTTTGGCTTTCGAGCCGACCGACCCGGAATACTGGCGCACGCCCGAGTTTCAGGCGCAGATCGGGCTCGACTACATCTACGCGCAGGACGCCTATGCCCTGGGCCTTGATGGCACCGGCGTCAATATTGGCCTGCTCGATACCGGCATCGACATGTCGCACCCCGAATTCGCGGGGCGCAGCTTCTCGGGTTGGGCGCTCGACGGAGTGCTCTGGAGCCGTGATGGCAACGGCCACGGCACCATGGTCGCCTCGGTGCTGGCGGCAAACCGCGATGGCGTCGGCATGCATGGCGTCGCGCCCGGCGCCCGTTTGCTGGTGGCCTCCGATCTCAACAGTCGCGGCGAGTTTGACGAGCAGGCGTTAGTCGGCGGCGTCAACTGGCTGATCGACCAGGATACCGACTTCATTCTCTACGAACTCGGCCACACCGGCTTTCCTGTGGTGGATTACACGCTCGCCGATGCTCACGATACGCTTGGCATGCCATTGCTCGATGCCTTCCATCGTGCCACCGACGCCGGCATCGTCATAATTGTCCCCACCCACAACCAGTTCTTCGATGACCCGAGTCTCGAGGCCGGGCTGCCCTCGCTCTTTCCCGAACTCGAGGACAACTGGCTTGCCGTCTCGGGCTACTATTACGGCAACAAGTGCGGCGTGGCGAAATACTACTGCCTGACCGCGCCGGCTGAGGATATTCGGGTCGCCGCTGCGGGTGGCGGCTATGAGAACGTCTGGGGCACGTCCTTTGCCGGCCCCCATGTCGCGGGCGTGGCGGCGCTGGTCAAGCAGCGCTATCCCTACCTTACCGCCAACCAGATCAAGCAGGTCCTGCTTGGCACCGCCTGGGACGAGAACGGCGACGGCGTCGATGACCAATTCGGCTACGGCTTGCTGCAGGCATGGGCCGCAGTGCGCGGGCCGGGCAAGTTCGACTGGGGCGATTTCCACGTCGTCCAGCCTTCGGGCGTCAGCTCCTGGTACAACGCCATTTCCGGCGCCGGCGGCCTGATCAAATCGGGTGAGGGCGCCCTGATCCTGCGTGCCGACAACACCTATACCGGCCCCACGCGCGTTGATGGCGGCGACCTCGTGATCGAGGGATCGATCGCCTCCAATGCCTTCGCCGATCCCGGCGGCGTCCTGACGGGCGACGGCACCATCGATGGCGCAGTGGAGAACCGCGGCACGCTCATGCCCGGCTGGGGTGCAGACGGCGGAACCCTCACCATTTCGGGCAACTACGATCAATACGCGGATGCCTCGCTCCTGGTCTATGTCGGCGGTCGCTTCGGCGTCAGCCACGCCGCCATCCACGGAGCTGCTTCGCTCGACGGCACGGTGGAGGCGCGCGTGCTCGCAGGTGGCTACCAGGGCGACGCCGAGCATGAAATCCTGCGCGCCGACCTCGGGCTCACGGGCCAGTTCGAGGGCGTCACCGACGACATGGCTTTCCTCGATACGCAACTGCGGTACGACCCCGACGCCGTCTATCTCGGCGTGCGGCGCAACGGCGTCACCTTCACCAGCTTCGCCGGCAGTGCCAACGGGGCAGGGGCCGCCGGCGCCATCGAGGCGCTGGGCGTAGGCAACAGCCTCTTCGATGCCGCCGTAACGCTCTCGACTGCCGACGCTGGCGCCGCCTTCGAGCAATTGTCCGGCCAGAAGCAGGCTTCCACCGCGACTGCATTGGCCGATGCGGGAAGCCTCGTCGGCTCGATGGCCAACGATCGCCTGCGCTCGGCCTTCGGTTCGGCGGGCGCGGTCGAGGTTCCCATCATGTCCTATGCCGATGGCGGGACGCCGCTGATGGTCTCGATGGATTACCAGGGACCCGCCTTCTGGACGAGTTCGCAGGCGGCGTGGGGAAGCGGCGATGCCATGAGCCGGTTCAGCGCCGGCCAGCTCGTTGGCGTCGATGCCCCGTTCGGTGACTGGCGGCTCGGCGCGCTGGCTGGGGTCGGCCTCACCTCGACCAGTTCGAGCACCGCCAGCCTCAAGGGCACCGACTACCATTTCGGTGTCTATGGCGGCACCAGTTGGGGCAGCCTCGCGCTGCGCAGCGGCGCCTCCTTCTCCCATCATGAGCTTGAGACCAGCCGCAGCGTCACGGCAGGGGGCCTCGATCAGACCCTCACCAGCAGCTACGGCGGCAACACCGCCCAGGCCTTCGCCGAACTCGGCTACGGCATTGAAGCGGGCGACCTGCATTTCGAGCCCTTTGCCGGGCTCGCCTATATGAACGTCTGGACCGATGGCTTTGCCGAAACCGGCGGTTCCGCCGCACTTTCGGGCAGCGGCACCACGCTCTCGGCGTTGTTCACCACCATCGGCCTCAACGCCCACACGCGTATCGTCATCGGCGAAACCGAGGCGGTGGTGCGCGGCTCCGCCGGCTGGCGCCATGCCTTTGGCGACGCGCCGGTCTCCACCCAGGCATTTTCCGGCAGCGGCTCTTTCGCCGTCACCGGATCGGAGATCGACCGCGACGTCGCGCTCCTCGAAGCGGGCGTCGACTTCCCGATCAGCGCCAGCGCCACCGTCGGACTGACCTACGGGGGGCAGCTATCCGCCAAGTCTCACAGCCATGGCTTCAAGGCGGAACTGCGCGTTGATTTCTAG
- a CDS encoding response regulator yields MSNLDVPARNTRALLLVEDEPLIAAGIAELLGEHGYEFVQSAYTYAEAEEAVGSGRFDGAILDVMLATRYVWPIAAALRDRGTPFLFLTGLEAGSIDEAFRDAPVVFKPFTEHELVSKLNALMSFMPS; encoded by the coding sequence TTGAGTAACCTGGACGTCCCGGCGCGCAACACCAGGGCCTTGCTGCTGGTGGAAGACGAGCCGTTGATTGCGGCTGGCATCGCCGAGTTGCTCGGAGAGCACGGCTACGAATTCGTACAGTCGGCCTATACCTACGCGGAAGCCGAGGAGGCGGTAGGGAGCGGGCGGTTCGATGGCGCCATCCTCGATGTCATGCTCGCCACGCGCTACGTCTGGCCCATCGCCGCGGCCCTGCGCGACAGGGGCACGCCCTTCCTGTTCCTGACCGGCCTTGAAGCGGGGAGCATAGACGAAGCGTTCCGCGACGCTCCGGTGGTCTTCAAGCCCTTCACCGAGCATGAGCTCGTCAGCAAGCTCAACGCCCTCATGTCATTTATGCCAAGTTGA
- the trxC gene encoding thioredoxin TrxC, whose product MANEERVVCVHCGAVNRVPAGSNADAAKCGRCGEPLFEGKPADVAAAMVDRQMTKGTLPVVVDVWAPWCGPCRMMAPEFEKAAQVGEPGMRFLKLNSDEHQEMAARFGIRGIPTMLLLRDGKEVARVSGAMTSNQILGWLAQNR is encoded by the coding sequence ATGGCTAACGAAGAACGTGTCGTCTGCGTGCATTGTGGTGCCGTCAACCGCGTACCCGCCGGGAGTAATGCCGATGCGGCAAAATGCGGCCGCTGCGGCGAGCCGCTGTTCGAAGGCAAGCCTGCCGATGTTGCCGCCGCGATGGTTGACCGCCAGATGACCAAGGGCACCCTGCCGGTGGTGGTTGACGTGTGGGCGCCCTGGTGCGGACCCTGCCGCATGATGGCCCCCGAATTCGAGAAAGCCGCCCAGGTCGGCGAACCGGGGATGCGCTTCCTCAAGCTCAATTCCGACGAGCATCAGGAAATGGCGGCCCGGTTCGGCATCCGCGGCATCCCCACCATGCTGTTGTTGCGCGATGGCAAGGAAGTCGCGCGCGTCTCGGGCGCCATGACCTCCAACCAGATTCTGGGCTGGCTGGCCCAGAACCGCTAG
- a CDS encoding bifunctional acetate--CoA ligase family protein/GNAT family N-acetyltransferase, giving the protein MTIRNLAGTLRPASVAVIGASIREGSVGRVVIENALAGGFSGDVYPVNPKYQEIAGQRCYARVADLPKPPDLAVIATPAATVPGIVAELGECGVPVAVVLAAGFDQDGLRQKLLDAARPRMVRIIGPNTIGLLAPQVRLNASFVHISPEPGRLGLISQSGAMVSSIIDWAVAENIGFSQIFSLGDMSDVDAADCLNLLAEDARTAAILLYLESIPAPRKFMSAARAAARLKPVIAVKPGRHAQAAAAARTHTGALSGSDRVVEAALRRAGIIRVNDLEDLFSAAEITARFHPLRRGRTAIVTNGGGAGVLAVDHLIDRDCELAEHQPETRAALDAVLPPTWSHANPVDIIGDAPPERYASAVSVVARDSGVDALLVMNCPTGLSSSSGAATAVAALVEDGLVNGKPVLACWLGKATAEPARALLQASGIASVDTPEAAAEAVALLTRWSALRQLVERVPANTVQFRIDRLAVARILRTVADEGRSLLTETEAKAVVGGYGIPVPEIAVAGDPAEVEAAAARLLVDHRAVVVKLLSRAISHKSDVGGVVLDIRSAADAGAAARAIRARLEKLGTQHQIDGFSVQPMIRRPGAEELIIGLNVDPIFGPTVLFGAGGVAVEVLKDTAIGLVPLDEVLAGDLIDQTRISRLLAGYRDVLPANRLAIEQALIGLSQLAIDFPCVVGADINPLLADNDGVIALDARVEIDPARIDEKGPSKCLAIRPYPSGWEMRAKVGERSFLIRPMRPVDIDLYPAFTERMDPEDMRLRFLMPTHQIPHDMLINFTQLDYDREIAFVALEEPGGAMAAVVRYSADPDHERAEFGIIVRSDLKGLGLGKILLGRLIAYARVEGIKRLDGLILRENSGMLHLATRFGFKPDHEPPESSLVRTSLDLTLDHEPVA; this is encoded by the coding sequence ATGACGATCCGCAATCTCGCCGGAACCTTGCGGCCTGCATCCGTGGCCGTGATCGGCGCCTCCATTCGCGAAGGTTCGGTGGGCCGGGTGGTCATCGAAAACGCGCTCGCGGGCGGCTTCTCGGGTGATGTCTATCCGGTCAATCCGAAATACCAGGAGATCGCCGGCCAGCGTTGCTACGCGCGCGTCGCCGACCTGCCAAAGCCGCCCGACCTCGCAGTGATCGCCACGCCCGCCGCCACGGTTCCCGGTATCGTCGCCGAACTGGGTGAGTGCGGCGTTCCTGTAGCCGTCGTTCTGGCCGCCGGCTTCGATCAGGACGGGCTGCGCCAGAAGCTGCTCGATGCCGCGCGCCCGCGCATGGTCCGCATCATCGGCCCCAATACCATCGGCTTGCTGGCGCCGCAGGTGCGGCTCAATGCCAGTTTCGTCCACATCTCGCCCGAACCCGGCCGGCTCGGCCTCATCTCGCAGTCGGGCGCCATGGTCTCGTCGATCATCGATTGGGCCGTGGCTGAAAATATCGGCTTCTCCCAGATCTTCTCTCTCGGCGACATGTCCGATGTCGACGCTGCCGATTGCCTCAATCTCCTCGCCGAAGACGCCCGTACTGCCGCCATCCTTCTCTATCTCGAATCCATCCCCGCGCCGCGCAAGTTCATGTCCGCCGCGCGTGCGGCGGCGCGGCTCAAGCCGGTCATCGCCGTCAAGCCGGGACGCCACGCCCAGGCGGCGGCCGCTGCCCGCACCCATACTGGCGCGCTCTCCGGTTCCGACCGCGTGGTCGAGGCTGCCCTGCGCCGGGCCGGTATCATCCGCGTCAACGACCTCGAGGACCTGTTCTCCGCCGCCGAGATCACTGCGCGCTTCCACCCGCTTCGCCGTGGCCGCACTGCCATCGTCACCAATGGCGGCGGGGCGGGCGTGCTGGCCGTCGATCACCTTATCGATCGCGATTGCGAACTGGCCGAGCACCAGCCCGAAACGCGCGCCGCGCTCGACGCCGTGCTGCCGCCGACCTGGTCTCACGCCAACCCGGTGGACATCATCGGCGATGCGCCGCCCGAGCGCTACGCCTCGGCGGTCTCGGTCGTCGCCAGGGATTCCGGCGTCGATGCGCTGCTGGTCATGAACTGCCCCACCGGGCTCTCGTCTTCGAGCGGCGCCGCCACGGCGGTGGCAGCCCTGGTCGAGGATGGTCTGGTCAATGGCAAGCCCGTGCTCGCCTGCTGGCTGGGCAAGGCCACCGCCGAGCCTGCCCGGGCATTGCTGCAGGCCTCCGGCATCGCCAGTGTCGATACACCCGAAGCGGCCGCCGAGGCGGTCGCTCTCCTCACGCGCTGGTCGGCCCTGCGGCAGCTGGTCGAGCGCGTTCCCGCCAACACCGTGCAGTTTCGCATCGACCGCCTGGCCGTCGCCCGCATCCTGCGCACCGTGGCCGACGAGGGGCGCTCGCTGCTGACCGAGACCGAGGCCAAGGCCGTCGTCGGCGGCTATGGCATCCCGGTGCCCGAAATCGCCGTGGCCGGCGATCCTGCCGAAGTCGAGGCTGCCGCCGCCAGGCTCCTCGTCGATCACCGCGCCGTGGTGGTGAAGCTGCTGTCGCGCGCCATCTCCCACAAGTCAGATGTCGGTGGCGTCGTCCTCGATATCCGCTCGGCCGCCGACGCCGGGGCCGCCGCCCGCGCCATCCGCGCCCGGCTCGAGAAGCTCGGCACCCAGCATCAGATCGATGGCTTTTCAGTCCAGCCGATGATCCGCCGCCCCGGGGCCGAGGAACTGATCATCGGCCTCAATGTCGATCCCATCTTCGGTCCGACCGTGCTCTTCGGGGCGGGCGGGGTGGCGGTGGAAGTGCTCAAGGATACCGCCATCGGCCTCGTGCCGCTCGACGAAGTGCTGGCCGGCGACCTCATCGACCAGACGCGCATCAGCCGGCTGCTCGCCGGCTACCGCGACGTGCTCCCCGCCAACCGCTTGGCCATCGAGCAGGCCCTGATCGGCCTCTCGCAACTGGCCATCGATTTTCCCTGCGTGGTGGGTGCCGACATCAACCCGCTGCTCGCCGACAATGACGGGGTCATTGCCCTCGATGCGCGGGTCGAGATCGATCCGGCGCGCATCGACGAAAAGGGCCCGAGCAAGTGCCTCGCCATCCGTCCCTATCCCTCCGGCTGGGAAATGCGTGCCAAGGTCGGGGAGCGTTCCTTCCTCATCCGGCCGATGCGGCCGGTCGATATCGATCTCTACCCCGCCTTCACCGAGCGGATGGACCCGGAGGACATGCGCCTGCGCTTCCTCATGCCCACCCACCAGATCCCCCACGACATGCTGATCAACTTCACCCAGCTCGACTACGATCGCGAGATCGCCTTCGTCGCGCTGGAGGAGCCGGGCGGGGCAATGGCGGCGGTCGTGCGCTACTCGGCCGACCCCGATCACGAGCGCGCCGAATTCGGCATCATCGTGCGCAGCGACCTCAAGGGCCTGGGGTTGGGCAAGATCCTGCTCGGGCGCCTCATCGCCTACGCGCGGGTGGAGGGCATCAAGCGGCTCGATGGCCTTATCCTGCGCGAAAATTCCGGCATGCTGCACCTCGCCACCCGGTTCGGCTTCAAGCCCGATCATGAGCCCCCCGAGTCCTCCCTTGTGCGCACCAGTCTCGACCTGACGCTCGATCACGAACCGGTCGCCTGA
- a CDS encoding FUSC family protein has protein sequence MSILERAEALGFDLPRLRYGLRTALAAFLALLAAWALGLEHPQWAAMTVWAASQPVRGMLVEKSLFRAAGTAVGVAAGLLLMLASDGQTAILVVGLALWVGLCAGAGNVLRGFMSYGTILAGFSAAMVTLLSTAHHDSILLLGYDRLMTVLVGVFVALLVGLIFTPASAGDYETSASRLTGRLLDEMARPPAERSLGEQKAILSEAALIEEALDPHAAGSLNARRAAHAVRALVLALVSGLLWLRGPEAQRIDGEARGRLGEGAALDAARYPEVAAVLQAIGIAVDGLGNRPVAEPHMRPPVVLHRDWRGARAAAIRASATMLAIGLVWVLTGWEAVPYVLLGTSVMITIFSTFDDPAGILKAVFAGQVFGAIAALACRWLLWPLADSELTMLLMMAPFIVSGAFVLSNRRTMPAAPDYAMVFLLLSQPVLPLSGSFGQSVSTALAVVAGPLIALAAFRLIYPIDPARRLQALIAAMVRELEEMARGDAQIRGDRWRMRLNHRLLRLVRWVEKTRKGDIPAFEGSFAVLALGSAIARLRDLQSQSDLDPGASRAARVALARSATVGVAPDRAARSLERAAARLGATGDAELIANAARQVASNASFFRLAGAAA, from the coding sequence GTGAGCATTCTGGAAAGAGCCGAGGCGCTCGGCTTCGATCTGCCGCGCCTGCGCTACGGCCTGCGCACCGCCCTTGCCGCGTTCCTTGCCCTCCTCGCCGCCTGGGCACTGGGCCTCGAACACCCGCAATGGGCCGCGATGACGGTCTGGGCCGCGTCCCAGCCTGTGCGCGGCATGCTGGTCGAAAAGAGCCTCTTCCGCGCCGCCGGGACGGCTGTCGGCGTAGCCGCGGGACTGCTGCTCATGCTGGCCTCGGACGGGCAGACGGCGATCCTCGTCGTCGGCCTCGCCCTTTGGGTGGGCCTCTGCGCCGGAGCCGGCAACGTGCTGCGCGGCTTCATGTCCTACGGCACGATCCTTGCCGGATTTTCGGCTGCGATGGTGACGCTCCTGAGCACCGCGCACCACGATTCCATCCTCCTGCTCGGCTACGACCGCCTGATGACGGTTCTCGTCGGCGTCTTCGTCGCCCTGCTCGTCGGGCTCATCTTCACGCCCGCTTCGGCCGGAGACTACGAGACCTCGGCCAGCCGGCTCACCGGCCGCCTTCTCGATGAGATGGCCCGCCCGCCAGCCGAACGCAGCCTCGGCGAACAGAAGGCCATTCTCTCGGAGGCCGCCCTCATCGAGGAAGCGCTCGATCCGCATGCCGCCGGCTCGCTCAATGCCCGCCGGGCGGCGCATGCGGTCCGTGCGCTGGTCCTGGCGCTGGTATCCGGCCTCCTCTGGTTGCGGGGGCCGGAGGCCCAGAGGATTGATGGGGAGGCACGTGGCCGGCTCGGGGAGGGCGCTGCGCTGGACGCGGCCCGTTATCCCGAAGTTGCAGCGGTCCTCCAGGCCATCGGCATCGCCGTCGATGGCCTGGGCAACCGTCCGGTTGCCGAACCGCACATGCGTCCTCCAGTGGTTCTGCACCGCGACTGGCGCGGTGCCCGCGCCGCCGCCATCAGGGCTAGCGCCACGATGCTGGCCATCGGCCTCGTCTGGGTCCTGACCGGCTGGGAGGCGGTGCCCTATGTCCTCCTGGGCACCTCGGTGATGATCACGATCTTTTCCACCTTCGATGACCCTGCCGGCATCCTCAAGGCGGTCTTCGCCGGCCAGGTCTTCGGCGCCATCGCGGCGCTGGCCTGCCGCTGGCTGCTCTGGCCGCTGGCAGACAGCGAACTGACCATGCTGCTGATGATGGCCCCGTTCATCGTCTCGGGCGCATTCGTGCTGTCGAACCGGCGCACCATGCCTGCCGCCCCCGACTATGCCATGGTCTTCCTGCTGCTCTCCCAACCGGTGCTGCCGCTCTCGGGTAGCTTCGGCCAGTCGGTTTCCACCGCGCTCGCCGTGGTCGCCGGTCCGCTGATCGCGCTGGCGGCTTTCAGGCTCATCTACCCGATCGATCCGGCCCGTCGCCTCCAGGCGCTCATCGCCGCCATGGTGCGCGAACTCGAGGAAATGGCGCGCGGCGACGCCCAAATCCGCGGCGATCGCTGGCGCATGCGCCTCAACCACCGCCTCCTCAGGCTCGTGCGCTGGGTCGAAAAGACCCGCAAGGGCGATATCCCCGCCTTCGAAGGCAGCTTCGCCGTTCTCGCGCTCGGCAGCGCCATAGCGCGCCTGCGCGATCTGCAATCGCAGTCCGATCTGGATCCGGGCGCCAGCCGGGCCGCGCGCGTCGCATTGGCCCGGAGCGCCACGGTGGGCGTCGCGCCCGACCGAGCCGCCCGATCGCTCGAACGCGCGGCCGCGCGCCTGGGCGCCACGGGCGACGCCGAACTCATTGCCAATGCCGCCCGGCAGGTCGCGTCCAACGCCTCGTTCTTCCGGCTGGCGGGCGCCGCCGCCTGA
- a CDS encoding polysaccharide pyruvyl transferase family protein — translation MRPLHVGLLWHAFGHPNLGVDALARANAALIGEAAASLGLRPTFVTLGSAASGNAPMPADVTAGPHPSIRELALGRSRFLEAIRRCDIVFDIGEGDSFTDLYGARRFAYQAATKFAVLAAGVPLVLSPQTIGPFTAPHHRAIAASLLRRSHGVHVRDGLSRDYAASLGVASPAEFTDTAFALPYRQAERGRRPRVAVNVSGLLWNRSVATRLDYRAFTCAVLDAFTPTSDADLYLFAHVNGASGADTDVPLLGELSRRYPQARIAPLFATSQDAKSFLSGVDFVVTARMHAAIAAFSSGVPVVPVAYSRKVNGLFASLGYDCYVDAQSDDLASAVGRTLEAYRHRAERAGQVAAGRAVAARRLDAYRSELTRLLAVLPVAQRRSRPHDPA, via the coding sequence ATGCGGCCCCTGCATGTCGGATTGCTCTGGCATGCGTTCGGTCATCCCAACCTGGGCGTCGATGCCCTGGCCCGCGCCAATGCGGCCCTCATCGGGGAGGCGGCTGCCTCCCTCGGCCTGCGGCCCACTTTCGTTACCCTTGGTTCCGCTGCGTCCGGCAATGCACCAATGCCCGCCGATGTTACCGCCGGCCCCCATCCCAGCATTCGCGAGCTGGCGCTGGGCAGGTCCCGCTTCCTGGAGGCCATCAGGCGCTGCGACATCGTCTTCGACATCGGCGAGGGCGATAGCTTCACCGATCTTTATGGCGCGCGCCGCTTTGCCTATCAGGCAGCAACCAAGTTTGCCGTTCTCGCCGCCGGCGTGCCCCTGGTTCTCTCGCCCCAAACCATCGGCCCGTTTACTGCTCCCCATCACCGCGCCATCGCCGCTTCGCTCCTGCGCCGGTCGCACGGCGTTCACGTGCGCGATGGCCTTTCGCGCGACTACGCCGCCTCCCTCGGTGTCGCCTCGCCCGCCGAGTTCACCGACACGGCCTTTGCCTTGCCCTACCGGCAGGCCGAGCGGGGCCGGCGTCCCCGCGTCGCCGTCAATGTTTCGGGCCTCCTCTGGAACCGCTCCGTCGCTACCCGGCTCGACTATCGCGCCTTCACCTGCGCGGTTCTCGACGCCTTCACCCCCACGTCCGACGCCGACCTCTATCTTTTCGCCCACGTCAACGGCGCGAGCGGCGCCGACACCGACGTGCCTCTGCTCGGCGAACTCTCGCGCCGCTACCCGCAGGCTCGGATTGCTCCGCTCTTTGCCACGTCGCAGGATGCCAAGAGCTTCCTTTCCGGCGTCGACTTCGTCGTCACCGCCCGCATGCACGCGGCCATCGCGGCGTTCTCGTCTGGCGTTCCGGTCGTACCCGTCGCCTATAGCCGCAAGGTCAACGGCCTTTTCGCCAGTCTCGGCTACGATTGCTATGTCGACGCTCAATCGGACGATCTCGCCTCTGCGGTCGGCCGAACCCTCGAGGCTTATCGTCACCGCGCCGAGCGCGCCGGCCAGGTGGCGGCGGGCAGGGCGGTCGCCGCGCGTCGACTCGACGCCTACCGGTCCGAGCTGACCCGACTGCTTGCGGTCCTGCCGGTGGCCCAGCGCCGGAGCCGCCCCCATGACCCGGCATAA